One part of the Xylanimonas allomyrinae genome encodes these proteins:
- a CDS encoding YggS family pyridoxal phosphate-dependent enzyme: MPSPLTGTPQAVALRARIDAVLARVDDAARAAGRDPGEVRLLLATKTQDAATVLAAVAAAPGGRPVLVGENRVQELVAKAPALAPLVADERCEVHLIGHLQRNKVNQALATASCVQTVDSLALATALASRCARDGRVLDVMVQVNVSGEATKAGVAPEDAAGLAHEVAALDGLRLTGFMTIGARSDDAHVRAGFARLRTIRDDVVTGGAPGTADARELSMGMTGDLELAVAEGATIVRVGTAVFGPR; the protein is encoded by the coding sequence ATGCCCTCGCCCCTGACCGGGACCCCCCAGGCCGTCGCCCTGCGCGCCCGCATCGACGCCGTCCTCGCCCGCGTCGACGACGCCGCGCGCGCCGCGGGACGGGACCCGGGTGAGGTGCGGCTGCTGCTGGCGACCAAGACGCAGGACGCGGCGACGGTGCTCGCCGCGGTCGCCGCGGCGCCGGGCGGGCGGCCGGTGCTCGTCGGCGAGAACCGGGTGCAGGAGCTCGTCGCGAAGGCGCCGGCGCTCGCACCGCTCGTCGCCGACGAGCGGTGCGAGGTCCACCTGATCGGGCACCTGCAGCGCAACAAGGTCAACCAGGCGCTCGCGACGGCGTCGTGCGTGCAGACCGTGGACTCGCTCGCGCTCGCGACCGCGCTCGCCTCGCGCTGCGCGCGCGACGGGCGCGTGCTCGACGTGATGGTGCAGGTCAACGTCTCGGGCGAGGCCACGAAGGCGGGCGTCGCACCCGAGGACGCCGCAGGCCTCGCGCACGAGGTCGCCGCGCTGGACGGGCTGCGGCTGACGGGGTTCATGACGATCGGGGCGCGGTCGGACGACGCGCACGTGCGTGCGGGGTTCGCGCGGCTGCGCACGATCCGCGACGACGTCGTCACGGGCGGTGCGCCGGGGACGGCGGACGCACGCGAGCTGTCGATGGGCATGACGGGCGACCTGGAGCTCGCGGTCGCCGAGGGTGCGACGATCGTCCGGGTGGGCACGGCGGTGTTCGGGCCCCGGTGA
- a CDS encoding lipoate--protein ligase family protein, whose translation MRGEYKVPGGKLVAVEVGVADGHLTDAHLSGDFFLEPDEALDVIDRALDGLAADTPTSKIAGAIDAALSRAAADGTLAEPAVLVGFDPWGVAVAVRRALGLATTWDDHVFEVLRPEPLPVRTLAALDQVLTEELAEGLRGPTLRFWDWDERAVVIGSFQSLVNELDPEGVARHGVTVVRRISGGGAMFMEAGNCVTFSLVVPASLVDGLSFEQSYAFLDSWVLGALRSIGVEAFFSGMNDVASPAGKLAGSAQKRLAGGAVLHHMTMAYDIDSDKMLEVLRIGREKLSDKGTRSANKRVDPLRSQTGMTREAIVDAFEAYFKSQYRTADSALRPDELDRAQKLVETKFATEEWIARVP comes from the coding sequence GTGCGTGGTGAGTACAAGGTCCCGGGCGGCAAGCTGGTCGCGGTCGAGGTCGGCGTGGCGGACGGCCACCTGACGGACGCCCACCTCTCGGGCGACTTCTTCCTGGAACCCGACGAGGCGCTCGACGTCATCGACCGAGCGCTCGACGGCCTCGCCGCCGACACCCCGACCAGCAAGATCGCCGGGGCGATCGACGCGGCGCTGAGCCGCGCCGCGGCGGACGGCACCCTTGCCGAGCCCGCGGTGCTCGTCGGGTTCGACCCGTGGGGCGTCGCCGTCGCCGTCCGCCGTGCGCTGGGGCTCGCGACCACCTGGGACGACCACGTGTTCGAGGTGCTGCGGCCCGAGCCGCTGCCCGTGCGTACCCTCGCGGCCCTCGACCAGGTGCTCACCGAGGAGCTCGCCGAAGGGCTGCGCGGGCCGACCCTGCGGTTCTGGGACTGGGACGAGCGCGCCGTCGTCATCGGCTCGTTCCAGTCGCTGGTCAACGAGCTCGACCCCGAGGGCGTCGCGCGGCACGGCGTGACGGTGGTGCGCCGCATCTCGGGCGGCGGGGCCATGTTCATGGAGGCCGGCAACTGCGTGACGTTCTCGCTCGTGGTGCCGGCCTCGCTCGTCGACGGCCTGTCGTTCGAGCAGTCGTACGCGTTCCTCGACTCCTGGGTGCTGGGCGCGCTGCGCAGCATCGGCGTCGAGGCGTTCTTCTCGGGCATGAACGACGTCGCCTCCCCGGCCGGGAAGCTCGCCGGCTCCGCCCAGAAGCGGCTCGCGGGCGGCGCGGTGCTGCACCACATGACGATGGCCTACGACATCGACAGCGACAAGATGCTCGAGGTGCTGCGCATCGGGCGCGAGAAGCTGTCCGACAAGGGCACCCGCAGCGCCAACAAGCGCGTGGACCCGCTGCGCTCGCAGACCGGCATGACGCGTGAGGCGATCGTGGACGCGTTCGAGGCCTACTTCAAGAGCCAGTACCGCACGGCCGACTCCGCGCTGCGCCCCGACGAGCTTGATCGCGCGCAGAAGCTGGTGGAGACGAAGTTCGCGACCGAGGAGTGGATCGCGCGCGTCCCGTGA
- a CDS encoding aminoglycoside 3'-phosphotransferase translates to MTALAPDGSVRVPDAVRRLARGDRVTPVWRNPHGGLTFRLDAVGGSATPTRFVKWSRTGLAAEADRLRWAAPWTPVPRVLAHGTAPDDTSPGGEPAEYLVTAAVPGRSAVDPRWLAAPATAARALGEGLRAMHDALPVAACPFDWGVRERLARLSPEVGPEVRARLRDVPDVDRLVVCHGDACAPNTLLDDDGRWCAHVDLGRLGAADRWADLAVAAMSTTWNYGPGFGHLVYEGYGVVPDAARIAYYRLLWDST, encoded by the coding sequence GTGACAGCCCTGGCCCCGGACGGCTCGGTGCGCGTGCCGGATGCGGTGCGCCGCCTCGCGCGTGGCGACCGCGTGACGCCGGTCTGGCGCAACCCGCACGGCGGCCTGACCTTCCGCCTCGACGCCGTGGGCGGGTCGGCGACGCCGACGCGGTTCGTCAAGTGGTCCCGCACCGGTCTTGCGGCCGAGGCGGACCGGCTGCGCTGGGCTGCGCCGTGGACGCCCGTGCCGCGCGTGCTCGCGCACGGCACGGCGCCCGACGACACGAGCCCGGGCGGCGAGCCTGCCGAGTACCTGGTCACTGCCGCGGTGCCCGGCCGCTCCGCCGTCGACCCCCGGTGGCTCGCCGCACCGGCCACGGCCGCGCGCGCGCTGGGCGAGGGGCTGCGCGCGATGCACGACGCCCTGCCCGTCGCAGCGTGCCCGTTCGACTGGGGTGTCCGCGAGCGCCTGGCTCGCCTGTCTCCGGAGGTCGGCCCCGAGGTGCGCGCCCGGCTGCGTGACGTGCCCGACGTCGACCGGCTCGTGGTGTGCCACGGCGACGCGTGTGCGCCCAACACGCTGCTCGACGACGACGGTCGCTGGTGCGCTCACGTCGACCTCGGCCGGCTGGGTGCGGCGGATCGCTGGGCGGATCTCGCGGTCGCGGCGATGAGCACCACCTGGAACTACGGTCCGGGGTTCGGTCACCTGGTGTACGAGGGCTACGGGGTCGTCCCGGACGCCGCTCGCATCGCGTACTACCGGCTGCTGTGGGACTCGACCTGA
- the cimA gene encoding citramalate synthase, giving the protein MNLTVADKLAIAPLLDELGVGFIEGGWPGAIPKDTEFFRRARTELTLKNAVLAAFGATRKAGVAVDADAQVRALLDAQTPVVTLVAKSDVRHVERALRTTREENLAMIADTVRFLVAEGRRVVLDAEHFFDGFRFDPAYATSAVQTAFDAGAEVVTLCDTNGGMLPAFVTDVVGAVREAVGTGPRLGMHAHNDTGCAVANSLAAVAAGASHVQGTVNGYGERTGNADLIAVVANLEIKHGMELLADGGLREATRIAHAVAEITNIAPFQRQPYVGASAFAHKGGLHASAIKVDPDLYQHVDPVVVGNDMRMLVSEMAGRASIELKGRELGFDLTGQGDLLARVTARVKDAEAVGYTYDAADASFELLLREELTGERPEYFEIESWRTIVETMPGQGQGRCAVAAAEATVKLRARGQRFVSTGEGNGPVNALDQALRGALTGTYPEIARFELTDFKVRILESEQGTDSTTRVLVVTTDGERTWSTVGVGPNVIEASWEALLDAHVFGLLQAGVDPR; this is encoded by the coding sequence ATGAACCTCACCGTCGCGGACAAGCTTGCGATCGCGCCGCTGCTCGACGAGCTCGGCGTCGGGTTCATCGAGGGCGGCTGGCCGGGCGCGATCCCCAAGGACACCGAGTTCTTCCGGCGGGCCCGCACCGAGCTGACGCTCAAGAACGCCGTGCTCGCCGCGTTCGGAGCGACGCGCAAGGCCGGGGTGGCGGTCGACGCCGACGCGCAGGTGCGCGCCCTGCTCGACGCACAGACGCCCGTGGTCACGCTCGTCGCCAAGTCGGACGTGCGGCACGTCGAGCGCGCGCTGCGGACCACGCGCGAGGAGAACCTCGCGATGATCGCCGACACCGTGCGGTTCCTGGTCGCCGAGGGCCGCCGCGTGGTGCTCGACGCCGAGCACTTCTTCGACGGCTTCCGGTTCGACCCCGCCTACGCGACCTCGGCCGTGCAGACCGCGTTCGACGCGGGCGCCGAGGTCGTCACGCTGTGCGACACCAACGGGGGCATGCTGCCCGCGTTCGTCACCGACGTCGTCGGCGCGGTACGCGAGGCGGTCGGCACGGGGCCGCGGCTGGGCATGCACGCCCACAACGACACGGGCTGCGCGGTCGCGAACTCGCTCGCCGCGGTGGCCGCCGGGGCCAGCCACGTGCAGGGCACCGTCAACGGGTACGGCGAGCGCACCGGCAACGCCGACCTCATCGCCGTCGTCGCCAACCTGGAGATCAAGCACGGCATGGAGCTGCTGGCCGACGGCGGGCTGCGTGAGGCGACGCGCATCGCCCACGCCGTCGCGGAGATCACCAACATCGCGCCGTTCCAGCGGCAGCCGTACGTGGGCGCGAGCGCGTTCGCGCACAAGGGCGGCCTGCACGCCTCGGCGATCAAGGTCGACCCCGACCTGTACCAGCACGTCGACCCGGTGGTCGTCGGCAACGACATGCGCATGCTCGTGTCCGAGATGGCCGGGCGCGCGTCGATCGAGCTCAAGGGACGCGAGCTGGGGTTCGACCTCACCGGGCAGGGTGACCTGCTCGCGCGCGTCACCGCACGCGTCAAGGACGCCGAGGCCGTCGGGTACACCTACGACGCCGCGGACGCCTCGTTCGAGCTGCTGCTGCGCGAGGAGCTGACGGGGGAGCGGCCCGAGTACTTCGAGATCGAGTCGTGGCGCACCATCGTCGAGACCATGCCCGGCCAGGGGCAGGGCCGGTGCGCCGTCGCCGCCGCCGAGGCCACCGTGAAGCTGCGCGCACGCGGTCAGCGGTTCGTCAGCACGGGCGAGGGCAACGGCCCGGTCAACGCGCTCGACCAGGCGCTGCGCGGCGCGCTGACCGGCACCTACCCCGAGATCGCGCGGTTCGAGCTCACCGACTTCAAGGTGCGCATCCTGGAGTCCGAGCAGGGCACGGACTCGACCACGCGCGTGCTGGTCGTCACCACCGACGGCGAGCGGACCTGGTCGACCGTCGGCGTCGGGCCGAACGTCATCGAGGCGTCGTGGGAGGCGCTGCTCGACGCGCACGTGTTCGGTCTGCTCCAGGCCGGGGTCGACCCGCGCTGA
- a CDS encoding DEAD/DEAH box helicase, with the protein MTTSLTATPRPAGTLIPFLPPPTGAAPDADVLFEAYSRWAADGGRPLYPHQEEALLEVMTGSHVVLATPTGSGKSLVAMGAQFAALAAHRAGHGGRTYYTAPLKALVSEKFFDLVAAFGSRNVGMMTGDSAVNADAPIICCTAEILANLALRHGAGEPGDEDAIAQVVMDEFHYYGDPQRGWAWQVPLLELPHTQFVLMSATLGDTERLREDLAERTGRPVAEVASAERPVPLTFSYVVEPLTEVIEELVTTHRAPVYVVHFTQKDAVERAQSLLSMNVASKAEKAAIAAELGAFRFGTGFGSTLSRLVRHGVGVHHAGMLPKYRRLVERLTQKGLLKVVAGTDTLGVGINVPIRTVLMTGLVKFDGERMRHLSAREFHQIAGRAGRAGFDTLGEVLVMAPEHVIENRRALAKAGDDPKKLKKIVRKKAPAGSVNWTDATFERLRDADPEPLTSQFRVSHAMVLNVLARARLHGAAADPVDAMRHLLTANHDAEGARAGHVRQVFRIYRSLRQAGVVERVRVPDASRPTGWRPSVRLTVDVPRDFALNQTLSPFALAAMDLLDVGSPAHALDVVSVIEATLDDPRQILYGQQNAARGEAVAAMKADGIEYEERMALLEDVTWPRPLADLLEPAFAVYKQTNPWVADAELAPKSVVRDMVERAMTFTELVSRYQLERTEGVVLRYLADAFRALRQVVPDEHRTEEVAEIVEWLGEVVRGTDSSLLDEWERLANPTTDDADDVAHLREPEDAEPATRPVTGNPRAFRRLVRNAMFRLVELAARESYGALAAASGTPAWDAGAWEDALDDLFVEQGDDAIGVDAPARAATLLTILEPGAELPQGGRVEPGTWWVRQVLDDLDGNHDWAITARVDLAASDEAGAVVLTVVGVGTLGG; encoded by the coding sequence ATGACCACCTCCTTGACGGCCACCCCGCGCCCGGCGGGCACGCTCATCCCGTTCCTGCCGCCTCCGACGGGCGCGGCTCCCGACGCCGACGTGCTGTTCGAGGCGTACTCCCGGTGGGCGGCCGACGGCGGGCGGCCGCTGTACCCGCACCAGGAGGAGGCGCTCCTGGAGGTGATGACGGGTTCGCACGTGGTGCTCGCGACGCCGACGGGCTCGGGCAAGTCGCTCGTGGCGATGGGCGCCCAGTTCGCGGCGCTGGCCGCGCACCGCGCGGGCCACGGCGGGCGGACGTACTACACGGCCCCGCTCAAGGCTCTGGTGAGCGAGAAGTTCTTCGACCTGGTCGCGGCGTTCGGGTCGCGGAACGTCGGCATGATGACGGGCGACTCGGCGGTCAACGCGGACGCGCCGATCATCTGCTGCACGGCCGAGATCCTGGCGAACCTGGCCCTGCGCCACGGTGCGGGCGAGCCGGGCGACGAGGACGCGATCGCCCAGGTCGTCATGGACGAGTTCCACTACTACGGCGACCCGCAGCGCGGCTGGGCGTGGCAGGTGCCGCTGCTGGAGCTGCCGCACACGCAGTTCGTGCTGATGTCGGCGACGCTGGGCGACACGGAGCGTCTGCGGGAGGACCTGGCGGAGCGCACGGGCCGGCCGGTCGCGGAGGTCGCGAGCGCCGAGCGGCCGGTGCCGTTGACGTTCAGCTACGTCGTCGAGCCGTTGACGGAGGTCATCGAGGAGCTCGTCACGACGCATCGCGCGCCCGTGTACGTCGTGCACTTCACGCAGAAGGACGCCGTGGAGCGCGCGCAGTCGCTGCTGTCGATGAACGTGGCGAGCAAGGCGGAGAAGGCGGCGATCGCGGCGGAGCTGGGGGCGTTCCGGTTCGGGACGGGCTTCGGCTCCACCCTGAGCCGTCTGGTGCGGCACGGGGTCGGCGTGCACCACGCGGGCATGCTGCCGAAGTACCGCAGGCTCGTGGAGCGCCTGACGCAGAAGGGCCTGCTCAAGGTGGTGGCGGGCACCGACACGCTGGGCGTCGGCATCAACGTGCCCATCCGCACGGTGCTCATGACCGGCCTGGTGAAGTTCGACGGCGAGCGCATGCGGCACCTGTCGGCGCGCGAGTTCCATCAGATCGCGGGTCGTGCGGGCCGCGCCGGGTTCGACACGCTCGGCGAGGTGCTGGTCATGGCGCCCGAGCACGTCATCGAGAACCGTCGCGCGCTCGCCAAGGCGGGCGACGACCCGAAGAAGCTCAAGAAGATCGTCCGCAAGAAGGCGCCCGCGGGGTCGGTCAACTGGACCGATGCGACGTTCGAACGTCTCCGTGACGCCGATCCCGAGCCGCTGACGAGCCAGTTCCGGGTGTCGCACGCCATGGTGCTCAACGTGCTCGCCCGCGCCCGCTTGCACGGCGCGGCGGCCGATCCGGTCGACGCGATGCGTCACCTGCTCACGGCCAACCACGACGCCGAGGGCGCGCGCGCCGGCCATGTGCGGCAGGTGTTCCGCATCTACCGGTCGCTGCGGCAGGCGGGTGTCGTCGAGCGGGTGCGCGTGCCGGACGCGTCGCGGCCCACGGGGTGGCGGCCGAGCGTGCGGCTGACGGTCGACGTGCCGCGCGACTTCGCCCTCAACCAGACCCTCTCGCCGTTCGCGCTGGCGGCGATGGACCTGCTCGACGTCGGGTCGCCGGCGCACGCCCTCGACGTCGTCTCCGTCATCGAGGCCACGCTCGACGACCCGCGGCAGATCCTCTACGGGCAGCAGAACGCGGCGCGCGGTGAGGCGGTCGCGGCGATGAAGGCCGACGGCATCGAGTACGAGGAGCGGATGGCGCTGCTCGAGGACGTCACCTGGCCGCGCCCGCTCGCGGACCTGCTCGAACCGGCGTTCGCGGTCTACAAGCAGACCAACCCGTGGGTCGCCGACGCCGAGCTCGCGCCGAAGTCGGTGGTGCGCGACATGGTCGAGCGCGCGATGACGTTCACCGAGCTCGTCAGCCGTTACCAGCTGGAACGCACCGAGGGCGTGGTGCTGCGGTACCTCGCCGACGCGTTCCGCGCGTTGCGGCAGGTGGTGCCCGACGAGCACCGCACCGAGGAGGTCGCGGAGATCGTCGAGTGGCTCGGCGAGGTCGTGCGCGGCACCGACTCGTCGCTGCTCGATGAGTGGGAGCGGCTGGCCAACCCCACGACCGACGACGCCGACGACGTCGCCCACCTGCGTGAGCCCGAGGACGCCGAGCCGGCCACCCGGCCCGTGACGGGCAACCCGCGCGCGTTCCGGCGCCTGGTGCGCAACGCCATGTTCCGCCTGGTCGAGCTCGCGGCACGCGAGAGCTACGGCGCGCTCGCCGCCGCCTCGGGCACACCGGCCTGGGACGCCGGCGCGTGGGAGGACGCCCTCGACGACCTGTTCGTCGAGCAGGGCGACGATGCGATCGGCGTCGACGCTCCGGCCCGCGCGGCAACCCTCCTGACGATCCTTGAGCCGGGGGCCGAGCTGCCCCAGGGTGGCCGCGTCGAGCCCGGCACGTGGTGGGTGCGCCAGGTGCTCGACGACCTCGACGGCAACCACGACTGGGCGATCACCGCCCGCGTCGACCTCGCGGCCAGCGACGAGGCGGGCGCCGTGGTTCTCACCGTCGTCGGCGTCGGGACGCTGGGCGGATGA
- a CDS encoding YccF domain-containing protein, producing the protein MKTLLNLIWLVFAGFWLAFGYAVAGVLLLLPIVTIPFAVASFRIGAYALWPFGRTVVDHPRAGVGSALGNILWILLAGWWLALMHLCTAIPLFVSIIGIPMGWANLKLIPVSLMPLGKVIVPA; encoded by the coding sequence ATGAAGACACTCCTCAACCTGATCTGGCTGGTGTTCGCCGGCTTCTGGCTCGCGTTCGGCTACGCCGTGGCGGGCGTGCTCCTGCTGCTGCCGATCGTCACGATTCCGTTCGCCGTCGCCTCGTTCCGCATCGGAGCGTATGCGCTGTGGCCGTTCGGCCGCACCGTCGTCGACCACCCGCGGGCCGGGGTGGGCAGCGCGCTCGGCAACATCCTGTGGATCCTGCTCGCGGGCTGGTGGCTCGCGCTCATGCACCTGTGCACGGCCATCCCGCTGTTCGTGTCCATCATCGGGATCCCGATGGGCTGGGCGAACCTCAAGCTCATCCCCGTCTCGCTCATGCCGCTGGGCAAGGTCATCGTCCCCGCCTGA
- a CDS encoding DUF2809 domain-containing protein, whose translation MSRVAPPVRASRLATAALAVAVLAVGFAAHELLPPAVGGPAGDALYATLMTLLAALLVARASPLWAGAVGFAVSAVVEVLQLTGLPAAVVARVPAARYVLGSTFAASDLAWYALGALVGATLVGISRASWRSGHVIVRHGYELGRRRRRALPAVLAVLVAFAAAGGVLTWRVGAEAGDLRPQVAQARQVLADAEGRVADDATRTALAASIDAATATLAERPLLERRPGDARRAGDLLARRVDAVTTSRLTLARTTAATARDALQPVTARGETVLTATDGLGADEQVRGALATALDSAAASAAQAADDALGDATDPTAVERTASDLVAARDAVGTATVALLTAQDAVTCPEPDQVWFPEGGHLADDDLASVPWAPGMRVRADVLPSLVQLDDAFRARFGSDLKLNSAYRSYDDQLAVYDPAHPNPLAAPPGCSNHGLGTSVDIDGISQPGSAEYAWLAAHAGTYGWMHPDWAEPGGRLPEPWHWQSVLTPTSY comes from the coding sequence ATGAGCCGCGTCGCCCCGCCCGTGCGTGCGAGCCGCCTGGCGACGGCGGCGCTCGCCGTCGCCGTCCTCGCCGTCGGGTTCGCTGCGCACGAGCTGCTGCCGCCCGCGGTGGGCGGGCCTGCGGGCGACGCGCTGTACGCCACGCTCATGACGCTGCTCGCCGCGCTCCTGGTCGCCCGGGCGAGCCCGCTGTGGGCGGGCGCCGTCGGGTTCGCCGTCTCGGCCGTGGTCGAGGTGCTCCAGCTCACCGGGCTGCCCGCCGCGGTCGTCGCACGCGTGCCGGCCGCGCGGTACGTGCTGGGTTCCACGTTCGCCGCCTCCGACCTGGCCTGGTACGCGCTCGGTGCCCTGGTGGGTGCGACGCTCGTGGGGATCTCCCGGGCCTCGTGGCGTTCGGGTCATGTGATCGTGCGGCACGGCTACGAGCTGGGGCGTCGTCGACGCCGCGCGCTGCCGGCGGTGCTCGCGGTGCTCGTGGCGTTCGCGGCGGCGGGCGGTGTGCTGACGTGGCGGGTCGGCGCCGAGGCCGGGGACCTGCGCCCGCAGGTCGCTCAGGCGAGGCAGGTGCTGGCCGACGCCGAGGGCCGCGTCGCCGACGACGCGACCCGCACCGCGCTGGCCGCGTCGATCGACGCCGCGACGGCGACGCTCGCCGAGCGTCCCCTTCTCGAGCGTCGCCCCGGCGACGCCCGGCGCGCCGGCGACCTGCTCGCCCGGCGCGTCGACGCCGTCACCACGTCGCGCCTCACGCTCGCCCGCACCACCGCAGCCACCGCCCGCGACGCCCTGCAACCCGTGACGGCACGCGGCGAGACGGTGCTCACCGCGACGGACGGGCTCGGCGCGGACGAGCAGGTCCGCGGGGCGCTCGCGACCGCGCTCGACAGCGCGGCGGCGTCGGCGGCCCAGGCGGCCGACGACGCGCTCGGGGACGCCACGGATCCCACCGCCGTCGAGCGCACGGCGTCCGACCTGGTGGCGGCACGCGACGCCGTCGGCACGGCGACCGTCGCGCTGCTCACCGCCCAGGACGCGGTGACCTGCCCCGAACCGGACCAGGTGTGGTTCCCCGAGGGCGGCCACCTGGCCGACGACGACCTGGCCTCCGTGCCGTGGGCTCCGGGGATGCGGGTGCGGGCCGACGTGCTGCCGAGCCTGGTCCAGCTCGACGACGCCTTCCGCGCACGGTTCGGGTCCGACCTGAAGCTCAACTCGGCCTACCGTTCGTACGACGACCAGCTCGCGGTCTACGACCCGGCGCACCCCAACCCGCTCGCGGCCCCGCCCGGTTGCTCCAACCACGGGCTGGGGACCTCCGTCGACATCGACGGGATCTCGCAGCCCGGCAGCGCCGAGTACGCCTGGCTCGCCGCGCACGCCGGGACGTACGGGTGGATGCACCCGGACTGGGCGGAGCCGGGCGGGCGTCTTCCCGAGCCCTGGCACTGGCAGTCGGTGCTGACCCCGACGAGCTACTGA
- a CDS encoding sulfite exporter TauE/SafE family protein gives MLATLIVAIVVGGVLQRVTGLGFAMVAGPFVVLALGPHQGVLLVNLMGATSSALILSRVLRDVDWRRFAVMALASVCTTVPGAWLLRDATTSALEVTVGVVVITGMTVSLLAHRLRAGRRWWREGALWPAAVGGSLSGVGSVAAGIGGPPLAAYAVLDGWDPRRFAATLQPFFVVNATGAASAKLLLTDASLPALEWWAWLVLAAAVVCAVAIGDVAARHVSRTATRRVLVVLAYAGGLATLTRGVGLLPG, from the coding sequence GTGCTCGCCACCCTGATTGTCGCGATTGTCGTGGGGGGCGTGCTGCAGCGCGTCACGGGCCTCGGGTTCGCCATGGTCGCCGGCCCGTTCGTGGTGCTCGCTCTCGGGCCGCACCAGGGCGTGCTGCTGGTCAACCTCATGGGTGCCACGAGCTCGGCGCTGATCCTGTCCCGCGTGCTGCGCGACGTCGACTGGCGCCGGTTCGCGGTCATGGCCCTGGCCTCGGTGTGCACCACGGTGCCCGGGGCGTGGCTGCTGCGGGACGCGACGACGTCGGCGCTGGAGGTCACCGTGGGCGTCGTCGTCATCACCGGCATGACGGTCTCGCTGCTGGCCCACCGGCTGCGCGCGGGCCGGCGGTGGTGGCGCGAGGGTGCGCTGTGGCCTGCCGCCGTCGGCGGGTCGCTCAGCGGTGTCGGCAGCGTGGCGGCGGGCATCGGCGGGCCGCCGCTGGCGGCGTACGCCGTGCTCGACGGGTGGGACCCGCGACGCTTCGCCGCCACGCTGCAGCCCTTCTTCGTGGTCAACGCGACGGGGGCCGCGTCGGCCAAGCTGCTGCTGACCGACGCGAGCCTTCCCGCGCTCGAGTGGTGGGCCTGGCTCGTCCTCGCGGCCGCCGTGGTCTGTGCGGTCGCGATCGGCGACGTCGCCGCACGGCACGTGTCGCGCACGGCGACCCGCCGCGTGCTGGTCGTGCTCGCCTACGCGGGCGGGCTGGCCACCCTGACGCGCGGCGTGGGCCTGCTCCCGGGGTAG
- the ybaK gene encoding Cys-tRNA(Pro) deacylase, whose product MKGGPTPAVAALERAGVVHSLHGYEHDPASDLGYGLEAAQAMGVDARQVFKTLLADVDGRLVVGVVPVDRQLDLKALARAVGGKRAAMAAPAAAERATGYVVGGISPLGQRQRHPTVVDVSAQEHDVVYVSGGRRGLDVGLAPADLLALTGATLGTIAR is encoded by the coding sequence ATGAAGGGCGGCCCTACCCCGGCCGTCGCCGCGCTGGAGCGGGCCGGGGTCGTGCACAGCCTGCACGGCTACGAGCACGACCCCGCCTCCGACCTGGGCTACGGCCTGGAGGCCGCGCAGGCGATGGGTGTCGACGCGCGGCAGGTGTTCAAGACGTTGCTCGCCGACGTCGACGGGCGGCTGGTGGTCGGTGTCGTGCCGGTGGACCGCCAGCTCGACCTCAAGGCGCTCGCGCGCGCCGTCGGGGGCAAGCGCGCGGCGATGGCGGCGCCCGCCGCGGCCGAACGCGCGACCGGGTACGTCGTGGGCGGCATCTCTCCGCTCGGGCAGAGGCAGCGCCACCCGACCGTCGTGGACGTCTCGGCCCAGGAGCACGACGTCGTGTACGTCTCGGGCGGGCGCCGCGGTCTCGACGTCGGGCTCGCGCCCGCGGACCTGCTCGCGCTCACCGGCGCGACGCTCGGCACGATCGCACGGTAG